In a single window of the Rhizobiaceae bacterium genome:
- a CDS encoding DUF126 domain-containing protein, whose translation MRQAARILVEGGGALGPALVFTQPISFWGGVDPKSGTVADVRHPQCGAAIAGTVLFLPGTIGSSSASAVLMELVRNGHAPAAMVLHEPDAILLLGLIVAREMQWTTPPAVQLDRELHGIFAGREVHLSPDGVISS comes from the coding sequence ATGAGGCAGGCGGCGCGCATACTGGTGGAAGGCGGCGGGGCGCTGGGGCCTGCGCTCGTGTTCACGCAGCCGATCAGCTTCTGGGGCGGCGTCGATCCGAAAAGCGGAACGGTCGCCGATGTGCGGCATCCCCAATGCGGCGCGGCGATTGCCGGAACCGTGCTTTTCCTGCCCGGCACGATCGGCTCCTCATCGGCGTCCGCCGTGTTGATGGAACTGGTCCGCAACGGCCATGCGCCTGCGGCCATGGTGCTGCACGAGCCGGATGCGATCCTGCTGCTCGGCCTCATCGTGGCGCGCGAAATGCAATGGACCACGCCGCCTGCGGTCCAATTGGACCGCGAGTTGCATGGCATATTTGCAGGGCGTGAGGTGCACCTTTCGCCGGATGGCGTAATTTCGAGTTAG
- a CDS encoding D-glycerate dehydrogenase, with the protein MAGRKKPLVVITRKLPDPVETRMRELFDARLNLDDHPMGTDELAEAMQTAEVLVPTITDKIDAALIERAGPSLKLIANYGNGVEHIDVAAAAKKGIAVTNTPNVLTEDTADMTMALMLAVPRRVTVGAQMLIKDGKWPGWSPTWMLGRRIWGKRLGIVGMGRIGTAVARRAKAFGLSIHYHNRHRVAPRIEDELEATYWESLDQMLVRMDIISVNCPSTPATFHLLSARRLQLMQPTAYIVNTARGDIIDEDALVKLLQEDKLAGAALDVFEHEPAIKPALLDLAAKGKIVLLPHMGSATIEGRVDMGEKVIINIRAYADGHRPPDRVLPNRV; encoded by the coding sequence ATGGCGGGCAGAAAAAAGCCACTCGTGGTGATCACGCGCAAGCTCCCGGATCCGGTCGAGACGCGCATGCGCGAGCTTTTCGACGCCCGCCTCAATCTCGACGACCACCCGATGGGCACAGACGAGCTGGCAGAGGCGATGCAGACCGCCGAAGTCCTCGTGCCGACCATCACGGACAAAATCGACGCTGCGCTGATCGAGCGTGCGGGTCCGAGCCTCAAGCTGATCGCCAATTACGGCAACGGCGTCGAGCACATCGATGTTGCGGCGGCGGCGAAGAAGGGCATCGCCGTCACCAACACGCCGAATGTGCTGACTGAGGACACGGCGGACATGACCATGGCGCTGATGCTGGCCGTGCCGCGTCGCGTAACCGTTGGCGCACAGATGCTCATCAAGGACGGCAAATGGCCCGGCTGGTCGCCGACATGGATGCTTGGCCGCCGCATCTGGGGCAAGCGCCTCGGCATTGTCGGCATGGGCCGCATCGGCACGGCGGTGGCGCGCCGCGCCAAGGCGTTCGGCCTGTCGATCCACTACCACAACCGGCACCGAGTCGCGCCGCGCATCGAGGACGAGCTGGAGGCGACCTATTGGGAAAGCCTCGACCAGATGCTGGTGCGCATGGACATCATCTCTGTGAACTGCCCGTCCACGCCTGCGACCTTTCATCTTCTGTCGGCGCGCCGCCTGCAACTCATGCAGCCCACGGCCTATATCGTGAACACCGCGCGCGGCGACATCATCGACGAGGATGCGCTTGTGAAGCTGTTGCAGGAGGACAAGCTGGCAGGCGCCGCGCTCGACGTGTTCGAGCATGAGCCCGCCATCAAGCCCGCGCTGCTCGACCTCGCCGCGAAGGGCAAGATCGTGCTCCTGCCGCATATGGGCTCGGCCACCATCGAAGGCCGCGTCGACATGGGCGAAAAGGTCATCATCAACATCCGCGCCTATGCGGACGGCCATCGCCCGCCGGACCGCGTGCTGCCCAACCGGGTCTAA
- a CDS encoding SH3 domain-containing protein has product MTGSIWRGLLAAAFVWAMSAPVAQAEEGGADPEATGSIQRGPSGLPLPRFVSLKSGRVNVRTGPGLNYAVEWLYLKAGLPMEILQEYDNWRRVRDSEGAEGWVNQSLLSGKRTAIVAPWQKGKEINVNLLSEPDEKSSVVAILEPGVVGKIKTCNGLWCEATFDGNSGWVRQTLIWGAYPDEQVGE; this is encoded by the coding sequence GTGACGGGGTCGATCTGGCGAGGTCTGTTGGCGGCTGCCTTCGTCTGGGCAATGTCCGCACCCGTCGCGCAGGCCGAGGAAGGCGGCGCGGACCCTGAAGCCACGGGCAGCATCCAGCGCGGCCCGAGCGGCCTGCCCCTGCCGCGCTTCGTCAGCCTGAAGTCGGGCCGCGTCAACGTGCGCACCGGCCCCGGCCTCAACTATGCGGTGGAATGGCTGTACCTGAAGGCCGGGCTGCCCATGGAAATCCTCCAGGAATATGACAACTGGCGGCGTGTCCGCGATTCGGAGGGCGCGGAAGGCTGGGTCAACCAGTCGCTGCTTTCTGGCAAGCGCACGGCAATCGTCGCGCCGTGGCAGAAGGGCAAGGAGATCAACGTCAACCTGCTCAGCGAGCCGGACGAGAAATCCAGCGTCGTCGCGATTCTTGAGCCGGGCGTGGTCGGTAAGATCAAGACCTGCAACGGCCTGTGGTGCGAGGCGACCTTCGACGGCAATTCGGGCTGGGTCAGGCAGACGCTGATCTGGGGTGCCTATCCCGACGAACAGGTCGGCGAGTAG
- a CDS encoding type II toxin-antitoxin system PemK/MazF family toxin, translating to MRRGDLVTIALPGDFGKPRPALIIQADAFDQTGTVTLLLLSGTLVDAPLLRLTVEPGAENGLRKPSQVMVDKLMSVRRDKVGERFGRLDEATMLAVSRSLVVFLGIA from the coding sequence ATGAGGCGGGGCGACCTCGTTACCATCGCCTTGCCCGGTGACTTCGGAAAGCCGCGCCCGGCTCTCATCATTCAGGCGGATGCATTCGACCAGACGGGCACGGTTACGCTCCTGTTGCTTTCCGGGACGCTGGTGGACGCGCCGCTCCTTCGCCTGACAGTTGAACCCGGTGCCGAAAATGGCCTGCGCAAGCCGTCGCAGGTCATGGTGGACAAGCTGATGTCGGTCAGGAGGGACAAGGTCGGGGAACGCTTCGGGCGGCTCGACGAGGCGACCATGCTTGCCGTCAGCCGCAGCCTGGTCGTTTTTCTCGGAATCGCTTGA
- a CDS encoding antitoxin MazE family protein, producing MPTPVSDRVQKRRNALRASGLRPVQIWVPDTRRPGFAEECRRQSGIVAAADAADTDLNSFLDAALSDLDEE from the coding sequence ATGCCGACGCCTGTAAGCGACAGGGTTCAGAAGAGACGGAACGCGCTGCGCGCCTCCGGGCTGCGACCCGTCCAGATCTGGGTCCCGGACACGCGCCGTCCCGGCTTTGCCGAGGAATGCCGGAGGCAGTCGGGCATCGTCGCCGCAGCCGACGCGGCAGATACCGATCTGAATTCCTTCCTGGACGCAGCCCTTTCCGATCTGGATGAGGAATGA
- a CDS encoding transcriptional repressor, with protein MTHGHDHKSHATADRRVRAAGLRPTRQRIALADLLFAKGDRHLSAEELHEEAVEAGVPVSLATVYNTLHQFTEAGMLRILSVEGSRTYFDTNTSDHHHFFVEGENRVFDIENEDAPIAISNIPAPPEGMEIVNVDVVVRVRPKSV; from the coding sequence ATGACGCACGGCCACGATCACAAATCGCATGCAACTGCCGACCGGCGCGTTCGGGCAGCCGGATTGCGCCCGACCCGCCAGCGCATCGCATTGGCGGACCTGCTGTTTGCCAAGGGCGACCGTCACCTGTCGGCGGAAGAGCTGCACGAAGAGGCGGTCGAGGCGGGCGTACCGGTGTCGCTCGCCACGGTGTACAACACGCTGCACCAGTTCACCGAGGCCGGCATGCTGCGCATTCTGTCGGTCGAAGGCTCCCGAACCTATTTCGACACCAACACCTCCGACCATCATCACTTTTTCGTGGAGGGGGAAAACCGGGTGTTCGACATCGAGAACGAAGACGCGCCGATTGCGATTTCCAATATTCCCGCCCCGCCCGAGGGCATGGAAATCGTCAATGTTGACGTGGTCGTGCGCGTCAGGCCGAAGAGCGTCTAG
- the fabA gene encoding 3-hydroxyacyl-[acyl-carrier-protein] dehydratase FabA, with translation MADRKSSYEYADLLSCAKGELFGPGNAQLPYPPMLMFDRITEISETGGAFDKGFIRADFAIHRDLWFFPCHFIDNPVMPGCLGLDALWQLTGFFLGWLGEPGKGMALSTGEVKFKGMVTPKVKLVEYGVDFKRVMRGRLVLGIADGWLKADGDTIYTATDLRVGLAKQEAAA, from the coding sequence ATGGCGGACCGGAAGTCCAGTTACGAATACGCGGATCTGTTGTCTTGCGCCAAGGGTGAATTGTTCGGCCCGGGCAATGCACAATTGCCCTATCCGCCGATGCTGATGTTCGACCGGATCACGGAGATCAGCGAGACCGGCGGCGCATTCGACAAGGGCTTCATCCGCGCGGATTTCGCCATCCATCGCGACCTCTGGTTCTTCCCGTGCCATTTCATCGACAATCCGGTGATGCCGGGCTGCCTCGGCCTCGACGCGCTGTGGCAGTTGACCGGCTTTTTTCTCGGCTGGCTGGGCGAACCCGGCAAGGGCATGGCGCTTTCGACCGGCGAGGTGAAGTTCAAGGGCATGGTGACGCCCAAGGTGAAGCTCGTGGAATATGGCGTCGATTTCAAGCGTGTCATGCGCGGACGGCTGGTGCTCGGCATTGCCGACGGCTGGCTGAAAGCCGATGGAGACACCATCTATACGGCGACCGACCTGCGCGTCGGGCTCGCCAAGCAGGAAGCCGCCGCCTGA
- the fabB gene encoding beta-ketoacyl-ACP synthase I, whose amino-acid sequence MRRVVVTGLGIVSSIGNDAAEVQASLRDARSGISFSQEFADHGFKCQVWGAPTLDPTPLVDRRAMRFLHKGGAWNHVAMQQAIAQAGLEESEISNERTGIIMGSGGPSTRVIVEAAETTLKNNSPKRIGPFAVPKAMSSTASATLATWFKIHGVNYSISSACSTSAHCVGNAYELIQWGKQDRIFAGGHEDLDWTMSDLFDAMGAMSSDFNDRPSVASRAYDVNRDGFVIAGGAGVLVLEALDVAKARGANILAEIVGYGATSDGYDMVAPSGEGAVRCMKQALSTVANPVDYINTHGTSTPVGDSREMAAIREVFGEKMPHISSTKSLTGHSLGGAGVQEAIYSLLMMQGNFIGESAHIEELDPEFEGMPIVRKRIDNAKIDVALSNSFGFGGTNATLVLQRYA is encoded by the coding sequence ATGAGACGTGTCGTCGTCACGGGCCTTGGCATCGTGTCTTCCATCGGCAACGACGCCGCCGAAGTGCAGGCATCGCTGCGCGACGCCAGATCGGGCATTTCCTTCAGCCAGGAGTTCGCGGACCACGGCTTCAAATGCCAGGTCTGGGGCGCGCCCACGCTCGACCCCACGCCTCTGGTGGATCGCCGCGCCATGCGCTTCCTGCACAAGGGCGGCGCGTGGAACCACGTCGCCATGCAGCAGGCGATTGCGCAGGCGGGACTTGAAGAATCCGAAATCTCGAACGAGCGCACCGGCATCATCATGGGCTCCGGCGGTCCCTCGACGCGTGTCATCGTGGAAGCAGCCGAAACCACGCTGAAAAACAACAGCCCCAAGCGCATCGGGCCGTTCGCGGTGCCGAAGGCGATGTCCTCCACCGCATCGGCGACGCTCGCGACCTGGTTCAAGATCCATGGCGTGAACTATTCCATCTCCTCGGCCTGCTCCACCTCGGCGCATTGCGTCGGCAATGCCTATGAACTGATCCAGTGGGGCAAGCAGGACCGCATCTTCGCGGGCGGTCACGAGGACCTCGACTGGACCATGTCCGACCTGTTCGACGCGATGGGCGCGATGTCCTCCGACTTCAACGACCGGCCATCCGTCGCCTCACGCGCCTATGACGTGAACCGCGACGGCTTCGTGATCGCGGGCGGCGCGGGCGTGCTGGTGCTGGAAGCGCTCGACGTCGCCAAGGCGCGCGGCGCGAACATACTGGCGGAAATCGTCGGCTACGGCGCGACCTCGGACGGCTACGACATGGTGGCTCCGTCCGGCGAAGGCGCGGTGCGCTGCATGAAGCAGGCGCTTTCCACGGTCGCCAACCCGGTCGACTATATCAACACGCACGGCACTTCGACGCCTGTCGGCGATTCGCGGGAAATGGCCGCCATCCGCGAAGTGTTCGGCGAGAAAATGCCGCATATCAGCTCCACCAAATCGCTGACCGGCCATTCGCTCGGCGGCGCGGGTGTGCAGGAAGCCATCTATTCGCTGCTGATGATGCAGGGCAATTTCATCGGCGAAAGCGCGCATATCGAGGAACTGGACCCCGAATTCGAGGGCATGCCCATCGTGCGCAAGCGCATCGACAACGCAAAGATCGATGTCGCGCTGTCCAATTCCTTCGGCTTCGGCGGCACCAACGCCACGCTCGTTCTCCAGCGTTACGCATAG
- the fabI gene encoding enoyl-ACP reductase FabI — translation MDGLMKGKRGLVMGIANDHSIAWGIAQTLAAHGAEMAFTYQGEAFGRRVAPLAEKVGTKLLLPCDVEDGASVASVFEALKAEWGSMDFLVHAIGFSDKNELKGLYADTSRDNFVRTMVISCFSFTEVARHAAELMTNGGSLLTLTYAGSVRVMPNYNVMGVAKAALEASVRYLANDYGPRGIRVNALSPGPVRTLAGAGIADARYMFSFQQRNSPLRRPVTLDEIGGSALYMLSDLGGGVTGEVLNVDSGYHIVSMPTLDELKRTDKE, via the coding sequence ATGGACGGTCTGATGAAAGGCAAGCGCGGCCTCGTCATGGGGATCGCGAACGACCATTCGATCGCCTGGGGCATTGCCCAGACGCTCGCCGCGCATGGGGCGGAAATGGCCTTCACCTATCAGGGCGAGGCATTCGGGCGCCGCGTCGCACCGCTCGCCGAGAAGGTCGGCACAAAACTGCTGCTGCCCTGTGACGTAGAGGATGGAGCCTCGGTCGCCTCGGTATTCGAGGCGCTGAAGGCCGAATGGGGAAGCATGGATTTCCTCGTCCACGCCATCGGCTTTTCGGACAAGAACGAACTCAAGGGGCTGTATGCCGACACCAGCCGCGACAATTTCGTGCGGACCATGGTGATTTCGTGCTTTTCCTTCACGGAAGTGGCGCGCCATGCGGCCGAACTCATGACGAACGGCGGCTCGCTGCTGACGCTGACCTATGCGGGTTCGGTGCGCGTCATGCCCAACTACAATGTCATGGGCGTGGCCAAGGCGGCGCTCGAAGCCAGCGTGCGCTACCTCGCCAATGACTACGGGCCACGCGGAATCCGTGTGAACGCGCTGTCGCCGGGGCCTGTCCGGACGCTGGCGGGAGCAGGCATCGCCGACGCGCGCTACATGTTCTCCTTCCAGCAGCGCAACTCGCCCCTGCGCCGCCCTGTGACGCTGGATGAGATCGGCGGATCGGCGCTCTACATGCTTTCGGACCTCGGCGGCGGCGTGACCGGCGAAGTGCTGAATGTCGACAGCGGCTATCACATCGTCTCCATGCCGACGCTGGACGAGTTGAAGCGCACCGACAAGGAATAG
- a CDS encoding NAD(P)/FAD-dependent oxidoreductase, whose amino-acid sequence MLEKTPSTKMAAFLEKFGKALADNDIEAAVSCFQTDCYWRDLIAFTWNIKTLEGQDQIRDMLKAQLGSAKSSDWRIAEGEEATEANGITESWIQFDTAVGRGYGLVRLRDGRIWTLLTALTELKGHEEKAGFTRPLGAKHGHGKGRKTWREERDEEIAQLGHSKQPYVLIIGGGQGGIALAARLKQLGVPTIVIEKNERAGDSWRKRYKSLCLHDPVWYDHLPYIDFPKNWPVFAPKDKIGDWLEMYAKVMELNYWASTTAKKATYDPKTKEWTVTVERDGKEITLKPKQLVLATGMSGKANWPKFKGQDIFRGEQQHSSTHPGPDKYKGKKVVVIGSNNSAHDICAALWEAGADVTMVQRSSTHIVRSDTLMDIGLGALYSEKAVQSGVTTQKADMIFASIPYRILHEFQIPLYEQMKERDKDFYDKLEKAGFMLDWGDDGSGLFMKYLRRGSGYYIDVGACDLVIDGSIKLKSGSDVQELTEDAVILKDGTRLPADLVIYATGYGSMNGWAADLISQEVADKVGKCWGLGSDTTKDPGPWEGEQRNMWKPTQQEGLWFHGGNLHQSRHYSLYLALQLKARMEGIATPVYGLQKVHHKS is encoded by the coding sequence ATGCTAGAGAAAACGCCCAGCACAAAGATGGCGGCGTTCCTGGAGAAATTCGGGAAGGCGCTCGCCGACAATGACATCGAGGCAGCGGTGAGCTGCTTCCAGACGGATTGCTACTGGCGCGACCTGATCGCGTTCACATGGAACATCAAGACGCTGGAGGGCCAGGATCAGATCCGCGACATGCTGAAGGCCCAGCTCGGCTCGGCAAAGTCGAGCGACTGGCGCATCGCGGAAGGTGAAGAAGCGACCGAAGCCAACGGGATCACCGAAAGCTGGATCCAGTTCGACACCGCGGTCGGGCGCGGCTACGGGCTGGTGCGCCTGAGGGACGGCCGCATCTGGACATTGCTCACGGCGCTGACGGAACTGAAAGGCCATGAGGAAAAGGCCGGCTTCACCCGTCCGCTCGGGGCCAAGCATGGCCACGGCAAGGGTCGCAAGACATGGCGCGAGGAACGCGACGAGGAGATCGCGCAGCTTGGCCACAGCAAGCAGCCCTATGTGCTGATCATCGGAGGCGGACAGGGCGGCATCGCGCTTGCCGCGCGGCTGAAGCAGCTCGGCGTGCCGACCATCGTCATCGAGAAGAACGAGCGGGCTGGCGATAGCTGGCGCAAGCGCTACAAGTCGCTCTGCCTGCATGATCCGGTCTGGTACGATCACCTGCCCTACATCGATTTTCCGAAGAACTGGCCGGTCTTCGCGCCCAAGGACAAGATCGGCGACTGGCTGGAAATGTATGCGAAGGTGATGGAACTCAACTACTGGGCGTCCACCACCGCGAAGAAGGCGACCTACGACCCGAAGACGAAGGAATGGACAGTGACCGTCGAGCGCGACGGCAAGGAGATCACGCTCAAGCCGAAGCAGCTTGTGCTCGCCACCGGCATGTCGGGCAAGGCCAACTGGCCGAAATTCAAGGGACAGGACATTTTCAGGGGCGAACAGCAGCATTCCTCCACCCATCCCGGCCCCGACAAATACAAGGGCAAGAAGGTTGTCGTGATCGGCTCGAACAACTCCGCGCATGATATCTGCGCGGCGCTGTGGGAAGCAGGCGCGGACGTGACCATGGTGCAGCGCTCCTCGACGCATATCGTCAGGTCGGACACGCTGATGGATATCGGGCTGGGTGCGCTCTATTCGGAAAAGGCAGTGCAGAGCGGCGTCACCACGCAAAAAGCCGACATGATCTTCGCCTCGATCCCCTACCGGATCCTGCATGAGTTCCAGATACCGCTCTACGAGCAGATGAAGGAGCGCGACAAGGACTTCTACGACAAGCTCGAAAAGGCCGGCTTCATGTTGGACTGGGGCGATGACGGCTCCGGCCTGTTCATGAAGTATCTGAGGCGCGGCTCGGGCTACTACATCGATGTCGGCGCCTGCGATCTCGTGATCGACGGTTCGATCAAGCTGAAAAGCGGCTCGGACGTGCAGGAGCTGACGGAAGACGCCGTGATCCTGAAGGACGGCACGCGGCTTCCCGCCGACCTGGTGATCTACGCCACCGGCTACGGCTCCATGAATGGCTGGGCGGCAGACCTGATCTCGCAGGAGGTCGCCGACAAGGTGGGCAAGTGCTGGGGCCTCGGCTCCGACACCACCAAGGACCCCGGCCCCTGGGAGGGCGAGCAGCGCAACATGTGGAAGCCGACGCAGCAGGAGGGATTGTGGTTCCACGGCGGCAATCTGCATCAGTCGCGGCACTATTCGCTCTATCTGGCGCTGCAACTCAAGGCCCGCATGGAGGGTATCGCCACTCCGGTCTACGGATTGCAGAAAGTGCACCACAAATCATAG
- a CDS encoding 3-methyl-2-oxobutanoate dehydrogenase (2-methylpropanoyl-transferring) subunit alpha, translating into MADSAPLRFHVPEPEVRPGDTPDFSKVVIPEAGSVERPPVDAEPESIRKLAFSIIRVLNRKGEAVGPWAGALTDAELTDGLRHMMTLRAFDARMQMAQRQGKTSFYMQHLGEEAVSTAFRKALEKGDMNFPTYRQAGLLIADAYPMVDMMNQIFSNDHDPLKGRQLPVMYSSREHGFFTISGNLATQFVQAVGWAMASAISGDTRIAAAWIGDGSTAESDFHSALVFASTYKAPVILNVVNNQWAISTFQGIARGGAGTFAARGLGFGIASLRVDGNDYLAVHAVAKWAAERARSNLGPTLVEYVTYRAGAHSTSDDPSAYRPKTESDAWPLGDPILRLKNHLIVRGIWSEERHKQAEAEVMDGVIAAQKEAERHGTLHSGGKPSVRDIFEGLYEEMPPHLRRQRQQAGV; encoded by the coding sequence ATGGCCGACAGCGCGCCGCTACGCTTTCATGTGCCCGAGCCGGAGGTGCGACCCGGCGACACGCCCGATTTCTCAAAAGTCGTGATTCCGGAAGCTGGATCGGTGGAACGGCCGCCGGTCGATGCGGAACCGGAATCGATCCGCAAGCTCGCCTTTTCAATCATCCGCGTGCTCAACCGCAAGGGCGAAGCGGTCGGCCCATGGGCGGGTGCGCTGACGGATGCGGAGCTGACCGACGGGCTGCGCCACATGATGACGCTACGCGCCTTCGATGCGCGCATGCAGATGGCGCAGCGGCAGGGCAAGACGTCCTTCTACATGCAGCATCTGGGCGAGGAAGCGGTCTCCACAGCGTTCCGCAAGGCGCTCGAAAAGGGCGACATGAACTTTCCGACCTACCGGCAGGCGGGGCTCCTGATTGCCGATGCCTATCCGATGGTCGACATGATGAACCAGATCTTCTCCAACGACCATGACCCACTCAAGGGACGGCAATTGCCGGTCATGTATTCGTCGCGCGAGCACGGCTTCTTCACGATCTCCGGCAATCTGGCGACGCAATTCGTGCAGGCCGTGGGCTGGGCGATGGCTTCGGCGATCAGCGGCGATACGCGCATCGCGGCGGCGTGGATCGGCGATGGCTCGACCGCGGAAAGCGATTTCCATTCCGCGCTGGTCTTTGCCTCGACCTACAAGGCGCCCGTCATCCTGAACGTCGTCAACAACCAGTGGGCCATCTCGACCTTCCAGGGCATTGCGCGCGGCGGCGCGGGAACATTCGCGGCGCGCGGGCTGGGTTTCGGCATCGCCTCGCTGCGCGTGGATGGCAATGACTACCTTGCGGTGCATGCGGTCGCCAAATGGGCGGCGGAGCGAGCGCGCAGCAATCTCGGGCCGACGCTGGTCGAATATGTCACCTACCGCGCGGGCGCGCATTCCACCTCCGACGACCCGTCTGCCTATCGTCCCAAGACGGAATCGGACGCCTGGCCGCTGGGCGACCCGATCCTGCGGCTCAAGAACCATCTGATCGTGCGCGGAATCTGGAGCGAGGAGCGCCACAAGCAGGCCGAGGCCGAGGTGATGGACGGCGTGATCGCCGCGCAGAAGGAGGCCGAGCGGCACGGCACGCTGCATTCCGGCGGCAAGCCCTCCGTGCGCGACATCTTCGAGGGGCTTTACGAGGAAATGCCGCCGCACCTGCGTCGCCAGCGCCAGCAGGCAGGAGTCTGA
- a CDS encoding alpha-ketoacid dehydrogenase subunit beta, whose amino-acid sequence MPRKTMIEAIRDGLDVMMDRDKRVVVYGEDVGYFGGVFRCTAGLQAKYGKTRCFDAPINESGIVGTAIGMAAYGLRPCVEIQFADYMYPAYDQLTQEASRLRYRSAGDFTCPLVVRMPTGGGIFGGQTHSQSPEALFTHVSGLKTVVPSNPVDAKGLLIAAIEDPDPVIVLEPKRLYNGPFDGHHDRPVTSWSKHELGEVPDGHYVVPLGKAAIRREGAAVTVLAYGTMVHVALAAAEETGIDAEVIDLRTLVPLDLDTIVASVNKTGRCVVIHEATTTSGYGAELVALVQEHCFYRLEAPIGRVAGWDTPYPHAQEWDYFPGPARVGRALVEAMEA is encoded by the coding sequence ATGCCGCGCAAGACGATGATCGAGGCGATCCGCGACGGGCTCGACGTGATGATGGACCGCGACAAGCGCGTCGTGGTCTATGGCGAGGATGTCGGCTATTTCGGCGGCGTGTTCCGCTGCACGGCGGGATTGCAGGCGAAATACGGCAAGACGCGCTGCTTCGACGCGCCGATCAACGAATCCGGCATCGTGGGCACAGCCATCGGCATGGCCGCCTACGGCCTGCGCCCCTGCGTCGAAATCCAGTTCGCGGACTATATGTATCCGGCCTACGACCAGCTTACGCAGGAAGCCTCGCGGCTGCGCTATCGCTCGGCAGGCGACTTCACCTGCCCGCTCGTCGTGCGCATGCCGACCGGCGGCGGCATTTTCGGCGGCCAGACGCACAGCCAGTCGCCGGAGGCGCTGTTCACCCACGTCTCCGGCCTGAAAACCGTTGTGCCGTCCAACCCCGTCGATGCGAAGGGCCTGCTTATCGCGGCAATCGAGGACCCTGATCCGGTGATCGTGCTGGAGCCGAAGCGGCTCTACAACGGCCCGTTCGACGGGCATCACGACCGCCCCGTCACATCGTGGTCCAAGCATGAGCTGGGCGAGGTGCCGGACGGGCATTATGTGGTGCCGCTCGGCAAGGCGGCGATCCGCCGCGAGGGCGCGGCCGTGACCGTGCTGGCTTACGGCACCATGGTGCATGTGGCGCTGGCCGCGGCGGAGGAAACCGGCATCGACGCCGAAGTGATCGACCTGCGCACGCTGGTGCCGCTCGACCTCGACACGATTGTCGCCTCAGTGAACAAGACCGGACGCTGCGTGGTGATCCACGAGGCAACCACGACGTCCGGCTATGGCGCGGAACTCGTGGCGCTGGTGCAGGAACATTGTTTCTATCGGCTGGAAGCACCGATCGGACGCGTCGCCGGCTGGGACACACCCTACCCCCATGCGCAGGAATGGGACTATTTCCCCGGCCCTGCCCGCGTCGGGCGCGCGCTCGTCGAAGCGATGGAGGCCTGA